AATCGGTTATCACAAAATTCGACCAAAGGGAAGATCAGAAAAAGGGAGGGAAGTGAAGATATCAAATAAACACGGATCTGGTATTACGAAATCAATTACTTTTTCATTTGCTTGCTGTGTTACAATGTAATTCTTTTGTTATCCATTGAAATAATCCTAGCTATTTTTCTTGTATGTACTCTCTAGATCGAAAGCTTATTGGAGTCTCGTGCATTATTGAAGGTATTGGGACGGGTGGTAGTCACTGTTCATTGCAGAGATTGAAAGCTCGTTCGCATTATAAATACTATCAAGTTCGTTACAAATAATGCACTCTTCTATTGTACAATTACAAACACTTCTATCCTAAACTTCTACCTAATGAAACCATCTGGATTCACTCGTGACGATGATGTGCTATTATGCTCTCTTTATGTGGAGATGATGCAAGATACGATtaacaaaagaaagaaagacaAAGGAAACACGTGGAGACGAGTAGAAACCGCGTACAATGCAAGGGAACAAACGAAATTGAAGTATAGGAACTGGAAATCATTGGAATGTCGATACTATAAAATTGAGGGAGCTGTCAAAATGTTAAAAGGATGTCTTAGACAAATTGAACAGATGAATCCAAATGGTGCATCGGATCGAGATATAGTTAgtatttcttatttctttaCTAGTATTACTTCAAAATTTAGGCATGTGGATGTTTTCATACTATTGCATAATGTATTGCAGATGGATCAAGCGAAACAACTTATGAAGACGGatccaaaattcaaaaatgGATTCAAGTTTGATCATGTGTGGTCTATGTTGAAAGACTTCAGTAAATATTCGGACCACGTTCCCAAGGCAAGTCCAAAGAAAAAGATGCAAAATCCATCAGTTTCATCTTTGAAGTCTGAGAATCCGACTTCTGAATTTCCAGTTCATAAATCTCCAGGTTTGTCTGATATCTCTATTGAATTGAATGAAAATAATTCCACCTCAAGATCTTCTGAAAAACCAATAGGTGTCAAAAAGGAAaaacttaaaaagaaaaaaggaagtcCATTAGAAGAATCAATGACAAAAGTGAAAGGAAATGTAAAATTGTGCGAGTTGTTAGTCGAAGCAAATGCAATCGAAAGGAATGCAAAATTGTGCGAGTTGTTAGCAGAAGCAAATGCCCTTAGCAAAAAGCATTTGAAAAtcgaagaagataaaataatGGCGATGGATATCAATACCATTGAAGATCCACTTGTTCGTGATTATTTTAGGCGAAGGCAATTTGAAATAGCGAAATCTAAATTTGAAGAAGACGACGGGAGTGACCACCTTCGTCATCAGGGGTTATTCACACCCGTGGTTCTTGAAGTACCAGGAATGGAAAACTAATgtcataaattttatttttgtaatattaaaaaatcatccaattttgcattttatttcttttatagtCCAGATTCGGTCAATAATAGTCTCTAAGAAGAACATAAGAACATGCATAGGATAGGTAAATCATATTTTTGCACagagattaaaaaatattaaaaaaagttacatAGTTTGGCTTACTCAGTTTGGTTGATGTGAGAAACTGAAGGGAGGAAATGAATAACATTGACCGAGTTAGATTAAGTGatctgtaaaaaaaatttaatccaTGTATAAAAGTATGGTTTAGATGTTGTACACGTGTCTTTTCTAGTGAATGTTATTGCGATCACAGGAATCCGATTAAAAGATTACAAGATAAATCAAATGTAAAGTTGGATCACAGGAATCGGATTAAAGGATTACAAGATAAATCAAATGTAAAGTTGGATGATTTTTATGGATTGATTCAAAAAATTCGACTGTGGAACAGGACGAGTAGTGGTTCTTCCATTCAAATGATGTCTCATCATTTCAACTGCTGATGTGACATCATTTGAGTAGAGGGACTACTATTGGTCCATATCCACAGTAGAATTTCTCGATCCTGATGTTAAGAAATTTAGTTGTGTAACATTAATGTTCTATTCCTAATATTTGGAGGATTATGGATGTAATTAGTTCCTATCATCATTTTTTTCCGATAGGCAAGGTAAGTCTACCCCACCTCAAAAGTCAGAAcaaaccacagacctcgatgAGGATTCAAACATATGTTTATTTACCagattattaattattgttatgtATTAacttgttgtaattatgtttaTATTGTGCTTTTTGTTTgtgtattattttaattattgttattttatttagcATAAAATTTAATAGGTTATGTAATTTAATCATTTCCAGTATTTAAGTCCGAAAATTTTAGGTTACTCTTAAAGTAATACTTCAGATCAATTAATTCAGATCAATTAATTCAaaacatatgtatatatattttttctttccaccaatTATATCCATGTAGTGGTattcaaaacgattttcattGGTTGGAAATATTACTGAAAAAGTATCGTAAAATTTCTCATTTAAATCATTGTTTCTACCACCACAAAAAGGCATCTCATCTCTCTCACTTTTACCTGTCCATTTTCTGTATAAATTATATTTCACACTAAATTTTTCACTGCTCAATTAGAAAATTGCAGTTTTGTTACCACAAGCCTTCCTAAGAGAAATATAGAATTACAGTGCAGCTTTGTGTTAGCTTGAACCTTGAATTGGCCATTCAGATTTATGTTTATTAGAAGCTGGAGATTCTTAAGGTTTAGATTACCTGGATattcatttggtcatttagGTTATAATAGACACAAAAAATTTACAACACAATCAAAATGTACATTTGTACACTTCTAATATTTAACTCAAAAGGTTTATAAAATTTATCACCCGTTTTTATCTAATTTTAAATTTCtattcttgtattttttttaaggcCCTGCCCTCATACCTTAAATATTCATGATACATTTTGAGGGAGCGTTTGGTTTGGGAtctttaggaatgggaatgggaatgggaTGGTGTTATTccctttgtttttgtttgtttaaaaaaaaaactcattctctttacccattttagattatGGGTTTACCCCACCTTTAGATTAAGCCCATTACCCCAAGCctgtagggaattggattccctttacctTTATTcactttcctaaacatatccaaatatATAGGAGAATTAATGCTTATTCATTTCCTTtagttttcctttatttattttttttcccttACCCCTgtgaaccaaacaccccctcCCTAAATATAATGTCTAAGGattgattaaaaattaaattagtaattttaacaaataaataatatattttctattttctttcaaCTCTAAATTCtcatcattttaaacaaacaaTACATAAATATCGTTTGCCGcgtgaacttgtctaaaaactTGATTGACCCCTAAACTTTGAAAGTATCCTGATAGTcctctcaacttgcataaaatatttagttagcctcctaaacttgtgtaaaatataatcaattggtcactcagttgcaaaaaagcaagttaaatacgaaagatgtattccacacatttaaaaaaaacataaaatggtCAAAATCAGGATATGTGGTTTTGATATTAAAGAAGATAAGTTTTATAGTTAAGCAAGTagtaatttctttttaattatgtaataatattctaaaatGCGTAGAATATATCtttcacatttaacttacttttttgcagtCGAGctatcaattgattacattttacataaGTTCAGGAGactaactaaatattttatgcaaattgagaGGGATATcaggacactttgaaaattcaggggaccaatcaaactttttgaacaagttcagagggcaaacgatgtattaatttttttttttttaatcttacaTCCCATCTATCTCCATACAAGTCTTTTTTTCTCCCTATTTTAAGTGCATGCAAACTAGATTTTTCAAGTAACAATTACAATgatgaaattaaaattaaactcaaaACCATAATTGTCAAAATCGGACCAATCAAAGAACCGGAAAAGCTAAAGAATCAAGGACAAGCTTCAACTGGAGTCTAACCGAGGTTAAAAAAAGCATGTAGAAAGTTGTATTTCTACTTAAATGATGGTACAATGGTATGTATGTTTTCACCTTGAAGTTCAAGGTTCGAATCTCAACCGCGACTGGGTCAACCAGCTCACAGTTAACCCAGCTGTTCGAGCGGTTCTGGTTCGGTTAGATTCCATTGATGGAAAAACCAAAGCACCCCTGATCTAGAAATGTGACCAGTTCCGGTTAAGCCAGTTAACCTGGCCTAACAACTATGCTCAAAACATATTATTATTGTGAAactaaaagaaataataataataaagaagaCTGCATCAAGCCGAACCAAGTTTTGAGCTGATAGTTTGTTCTGTTGGTTGGGCACAGCTACATCCAAGGCATATTCCCTTTCAGTTGCTCAATACACAATTCTACTTTTCATTCAAAAAGAATATTACCTGAGTATTTCTTACCCAATATACTACATTATTATTGctcatattattttataattgacatgtttatatatttaagaacttaataaaattataactaacgAAATCATACATTAATTGAGCAgtgtataaaatataaatatttttctaataacataagcaaaaacaaaaagataaataataacCTAATCCTAGGATTATAAAAAGAATGCAATTAAGCACTACATACAAGAATCCACAACTATACACACTGAacacacaaaaagaaaaaaaacaaaaacaaacaagtaaaattatttacattaaaattgagagaaaaaaaCACAACTTGGCACAACAGTAACCCAATTTTAATAAccttgtgtttttttttaaatgataataataacaaataccTATAAGCTCAAGCAATAACTTCCTTTTGTTTTTTGCCACTAAtaattgaaaacaaaaattccatggagcattgaattgaAAATGGCAGCAACAAACTGATACCCATAATTTTTCTGATTTTAAAGAGATGGTTTAGCTGATTGGCATTAGGCCTTCTTCTTTTTGGATTTGAGCATCACAATTCCAATAAACACACATAACAAGGAAAGGAGAGTTACACCAGCATACACAGGTATGAGTATGGCATATTCTTGTGGTAGGAAATACCTGTGTACAAAGTGATCATTCTCCACAAATGGCTGCAAAACAAACACCATATTTCATTATTACTACTCACCTCATCAATTATACTTATTACCATCAACTCACTTACTTACCAGGATAATCACCCATAATGTATAATATGTGAAAATCGATACACTCACGAATGATAACAGAAAACCAACTGCCCTGTCTGCTAATTCCATCCTATTTTTGCTGATTGCTGGAAACTGTAAATAACAAAACCATATAAATATGAACACAGTCACATATGTTTGAGCAATGTTTCAATAAGATCACAAAAGTTCATCTTGTCTCAATATTGCTATTGTATCGATACAGTCACATTGAATGTTTTCAGGCTACACTCTCACCGGAGTTGCTGATTTGACAAGACTTACTCAAGTCATTCATTCCATGTGGACGCTTCATTTTCCTAGAAACAAAGTCTGACTATTAAAGTTATATGTTgtgttagagagagaagagggaGGGATGAAACAAATTGTATGACATGTGGTTTTAAGTGAATTTATATGGTGCTTACGTGGAATGGATGACTTGAGTAAGCGTCCATGTCATCAATTCCAGTGAGagtaaaagggcggcccggtcgcattacgcgtccccgctgagcgagggtccggggaggggtcccaccacaagggtgtattgggggcaagccttcccttgccaatttaattggcaagaggccgctcctaagactcgaacccgtgacctcaggtcacacggcaacaacgttttaccgttgcgccaaggctcgccctcgaGTGAGAGTAAAAGGCCGCTCCAGTGAGAGTATCGCTAGAAAATGTTCAATGTGACTTTTACGGGTACAATATCAATGatgtgtatatatgtaaataagtgaaacaacacaaaaaaaacacaGGTGAAAGGGAAAAAACAACAAAGATGAGAAAACTGCATCAAATTGATGTTGAGAAAGAGATTTGATGATGGTTGAGATGAATAGGGGTTTTCTCCCACAAATTTGATGTTGCATCAAAAATTTGATGCTGATGCAACatgaaataatattttattattatctttttactttttcatttacttatatatatatatatatagtattgtatattttgttatataaatatcATTATTTGTAAGGAATCTTTTGTTTGGAGAAAGGAAATAGGTTGGAGCAAAAACACTGTAGCAACATTAAaacagagagagagagtgaagaAAATACGGTTTAATGTAGCAAATTAATGGAATGGGTTGGAGATGGTCCAGGCACAGGGAGATCCATACATCAATAAAGTGAATTTTCATAAAACATGAGTCAATGTAATGATTGTCCAGGCATGCTGCATTATTTTCTCCCCACTCTTAAAAATTTAACAACTTCAAAACTTCTTATGTAAAGGGACCAAAAAGATTGTTTGAATTCTGTCTGAATCAATCTAAGAGTTTTGAATTTAATTGAGCAACTTGGCTATAAATAAAGATATTTGGCTATGAAAATACTAGATAATCCtaaataacccttattccatcAGAGAAATAATTCAACCTttgatataaaattttagcAATACTTGATTAGTTGACCTTGTAACTTGCAGAAACAATCATTAACCAAgaaaaaatctaataaatacAATTAAGGTCCAATATCTCTACTCAAATTGACAAGCAAAAAACTCAGTATTATATCCATAAGTTTAAAAGTATGGTTGCTTTATGAATCCTACAATATTATTCTAGCACCGTCCATCAGCATCAACACCATATGACAGTCGACAACAGCTGATTCAAGGGAGTTTGAAATGCGAAAGTGATGTTATAATATCAAGTACCATTCACAATAATATTGATTCCGATAAATGGGAGTATAATATGCACCTACATCTGAGGTTCCAGATTATTCACTAAAATTTTGCAGTAAACTGAAAGCATCAGTTTAGAAACAACAACCGGACCAAGATTATTAGTTAACTAAGACATCGGACAACCTACCAAATTTACTAGCTAACAGAGATATAAGATAACAATTTCAGTTCCTATTTCAGTTAGATTGTCTGAGTTACATAAGCAAAAAAATTTACCAATAATGATTCTACATGAAACTGTCATGAACGAGCTGTTGCTGTTTTAGAGTCCTAATTAGTATTATGTTTTAGAGTCCTAATTAATAATctattattttaaattaggatTCATGCATTAGTTAGTTTCCATCTAGGATTTATTTCCGTAATACTAGTTGTTTCTACTTAGGATTCATGCATTAATTAGTTACCATTTAGGATAGGTCTTGGTTTCTTTCTGCAATTAGTGATTATTTTCTATTCCTAATTAGTTGCTGATTTTCTAAGCTTTCCTATTTTGTTGCTGCTGCTTACGCAGCCCTGGTTTTCCTATTTTGTTGCTGCTGCCTACGCAGTCCTTGTTAGGTTGTAACTCTGTCTCTTCTATTTAAAGGGCAGATTATTAATAGAATAGTTATCAGTTAAAAATCCAATTAAAACCTTAAGAGATCACAGAGTTCTCTCTTAACAAGCTCCTAACAATTCTGAGAACTTGGGGTTCTCTCTTAACGAGTTCCTAACCGTTCTCAACAAGATAGGTAACAGAAGGGAGACTTTTAAGCATTCTTTCCTAGAGGATTTTAGGGTACAAGGCCCCGTAACAAGATCCCAAACCCGTGTTCATAACAGAAAGACTTCACACCAAAACCGCTGAACCACATCATAATTAGACTTATCTGAAGAGACATTACAGAAGACACTAACACGAACACTGGTATGGTATACAAACAAGTATGCCACAAAAATATCTCATCTTCAATTTCCTAATGTACATAGAAAGTTAGAAACAACTATGACCTCAATTGGATTACTACTTGTTCATTTTCATTAACAAGAACAGGTatcttataattaaaattgctaTGTTATAAAACCAATGGATACTAAGTACAAGAGTCGTGAATTACTATTAAGGAGAGGACTTTACtccaaaataacattttttttttatcaaactgaaCACTTGtattttttaacaattttacCTAATTGGAACATGTGTTATCGTTCAAAGCATGGTATATATATCCAATCAGATGATAACTCCTGTTCCAGTTGGGGCAAATTGTCCATAGATGCAACTTGAATGTTGTGCTTTCGTTAAGCAAAGTGGATATTTAACACGCCCCCTCACGCCAAATCATATGGGGGCGTGAAGCAAAAATGAGCAACCCAACATTGAATAGCATGGGTCTCATACTATGTACATAAAGACCGAACTCACCCCAAATGTATTGCCTTACACATATAAGTAGCCATATAGCTCAATGTGGGATAATTTAATAGGTTGTTTCAGAAATGTTCATAGCAGATAAATAGGTGAAATTTTGAATAGAAAAAGGGATGAATTAATTCTAAATGCCTTCAGGATAGTATAACAAAGGGATCTATCTTAAAAGTAGGAAAAATCAACAGAAATCAGTCAGATATCTCAATAACAAATAGTCATAGCAAAATTTTCATTGattaacaaggaaagaatgagaAACCTATAAATATAGGGCAAAGAAAacaaatatagaaaaaaaattaagaagcTAGGTATAAAGATAGAAGAAATACCAGGGATCGAGCGAAAATGGAAAGGCAATCAACAGTTCGTAGGAGTAAGATGAAAGGAAGGATTTGTGGAATTGAGCAACAAATATTATGAATTGAAGATACAAGGTGCAAATGGCGCCGGCGTCAGTGATGTAGCATGTGGCCAGGTGTTTTTGGGTAATGGGGAGACGGCTATAGTTGTAGTGAGGGAGGCTGTGGCTGCAACTGCAACGAGAAATGCCGCAACGGAGTAAAACAGACCCAAAGAGAGATTCGAACTCTATTAGACTAAATTCCACATCTACACTATGCTACATTAGTATCTCGAGGCTCTAGCATTTAAACGGTGAATATGACATGAAtctctaaattattattattatcatggttttaaaaaccggaccggacatcaaaccggtAGGACGAAGGGTTCAGGGACgtcataaataatttatatattatatattataaaataaaattctaataaattaaACAGAGACTAATGAACATAAACAAACATTGATAACATTGACAAACTAATGAACAGAAACCAAAATCAAGCCCTCACAAGCATTCACATTTTATCAGAAACAAAAACCAAGCATTGAACAGAAACAAACTGATGAACAGACCAAATATCAAGCCTTCACAAACAAAAATCAAGCACATAAACAAAAATAGCCTTCACAAACAACAATCGGTTTCATGTGGACTATTCAGACCAAATATGTAATATAAGAAAGACAAATTCAAACCAAACCACATTTTAGGAAAACACTAAATACCAGGCAAGTGGAGAAAACGGGAAAGAGAGTGAAATATCAGGGAAGAGGAAAAAATACCAGGTAAATAGAGTACCGCCGTCGCCGTGGTGGTCGGTTCTGAAATCTCCGGCCAGAGAAGGAGGCAGGGCAATACGCAGCAGCTGAAGAAAACACCCAAATCACAGGTTAGGGTTCCATCGTTTTGTTTGGCGAAGGAAGGAAGAAATGAAAACGAAGAGGAGAAGAAATGAAGTCGTTTTGTTTGGTTTGGGTCTGTCAAAAATAATTAAAGTGGGATAAGTTATAATTGGTCCTcaaaattctatatcttttatAAATGAGGCTAAGTAAAAAATATATCAGCAGCTCTATCTTTGCAAAATATTGCAgcaaaatttttttttcacctttgaaaattgttttgatgCATGGGATACATAACCTTTGAAAATGTTTCGCACATTCGTAGTATCTCTAAATTGTAAGAAGAATCATGccttgtgtcgctgacacgacttgattacACGGTTTCATATGATGATTCATGTTAACCGGAATCATTTCGGAACTAaagttttgttgttgttgattaAGCTCATGTCTGCCATTACCATTGTTTTGCCTTTGGTATTGAAGCAAGAGAGACATGTTTTTGGAAACAATTAAGTTGTTGAATCTTCTATTAATATGACTAACGGCAGTAAATGAGTTAAACCGTAATATGATCTGCCCCTGTTGCTTAGGGCTATAAATGAGTTGATCTGTTCATGAGCAGCTCGATGTCCGGCTCATTAAAATCTCAACATTGTTCATTTCGATTTGTAAATTATTTGAGTTTGACTACGATTTTGAGACTCGATTCATAAAGGAACTGAGCTTAAACACGATGAAATTTAGCTTGAAAACTCGCGAGTATGTTCGATTATAAGTTCGTGAACAAGCTGATGAATAAGTTTATGAACAAGCCTGATTATATATTCATAAACATGCTCGATTATAAAGCTCGTGAAAAAACTCATGAATAAAATTTGTTTTGTAGGTTTCAAaatcaaaactatgtagttttgtgt
The window above is part of the Euphorbia lathyris chromosome 3, ddEupLath1.1, whole genome shotgun sequence genome. Proteins encoded here:
- the LOC136224864 gene encoding dolichol-phosphate mannose synthase subunit 2 gives rise to the protein MELADRAVGFLLSFVSVSIFTYYTLWVIILPFVENDHFVHRYFLPQEYAILIPVYAGVTLLSLLCVFIGIVMLKSKKKKA
- the LOC136223959 gene encoding uncharacterized protein isoform X1, with the translated sequence MKPSGFTRDDDVLLCSLYVEMMQDTINKRKKDKGNTWRRVETAYNAREQTKLKYRNWKSLECRYYKIEGAVKMLKGCLRQIEQMNPNGASDRDIMDQAKQLMKTDPKFKNGFKFDHVWSMLKDFSKYSDHVPKASPKKKMQNPSVSSLKSENPTSEFPVHKSPGLSDISIELNENNSTSRSSEKPIGVKKEKLKKKKGSPLEESMTKVKGNVKLCELLVEANAIERNAKLCELLAEANALSKKHLKIEEDKIMAMDINTIEDPLVRDYFRRRQFEIAKSKFEEDDGSDHLRHQGLFTPVVLEVPGMEN
- the LOC136223959 gene encoding uncharacterized protein isoform X2; amino-acid sequence: MKPSGFTRDDDVLLCSLYVEMMQDTINKRKKDKGNTWRRVETAYNAREQTKLKYRNWKSLECRYYKIEGAVKMLKGCLRQIEQMNPNGASDRDIMDQAKQLMKTDPKFKNGFKFDHVWSMLKDFSKYSDHVPKASPKKKMQNPSVSSLKSENPTSEFPVHKSPGVKKEKLKKKKGSPLEESMTKVKGNVKLCELLVEANAIERNAKLCELLAEANALSKKHLKIEEDKIMAMDINTIEDPLVRDYFRRRQFEIAKSKFEEDDGSDHLRHQGLFTPVVLEVPGMEN